The following proteins are encoded in a genomic region of Arvicanthis niloticus isolate mArvNil1 chromosome 21, mArvNil1.pat.X, whole genome shotgun sequence:
- the Ankrd34c gene encoding ankyrin repeat domain-containing protein 34C, translated as MMDDDTELRTDGNSLLKAVWLGRLRLTRLLLEGGAYINESNDKGETALMVACITKHVDQQSISKSKMVKYLLDNRADPNIQDKSGKTALIHACIRRAGGEVVSLLLENGADPSLEDRTGASALVYAINADDKDALKHLLDACKAKGKEVIIITTDKSSSGTKTTKQYLNVPPSPKVEDRQSPPLCATPSDIELKASGLGSPPSERDDDFFILQKGHQSGCSTSKVLNEPGSPTRKVSSLKRARLPQLKRLQSEPWGLIAPSVLAATARQDETHGTSADSEVIRSINDMTFPKRGPLSRANSIDSKDPTLFPTVQEQVLKVSASTPASWKGAYEKGQAPHPRLARRGTLPVDQEKGGMCPPGSSTLKDPASLKLLESDLYDLDIQAGGDPPNSISLESGKGPLDRKKLNNSHLSLFHGSRESLDAVPSTSPSSARRRPPHLLERRGSGTLLLDRIAHTRPGFLPPLNVNLNPPIPDIRASSKPASPLASGLKSMVPVAPNSPKRVDLRSKKKLLRRHSMQIEQMKQLSDFEEIMA; from the coding sequence ATGATGGATGATGACACTGAGTTGAGGACTGATGGAAACTCTCTCTTAAAAGCTGTGTGGCTAGGAAGGCTTCGGTTGACCAGACTCCTCTTAGAAGGGGGAGCTTACATCAATGAAAGCAATGACAAAGGAGAAACAGCTCTCATGGTGGCATGCATTACCAAACATGTGGACCAGCAAAGTATTAGCAAGTCTAAGATGGTAAAGTATCTGTTGGACAACAGGGCAGATCCCAATATCCAGGATAAGTCTGGTAAGACTGCGCTCATCCATGCTTGCATCAGAAGGGCTGGGGGAGAAGTGGTGTCCTTACTGCTGGAGAATGGAGCAGACCCCAGTCTTGAAGATCGAACTGGGGCCTCGgctctggtttatgcaataaatgCAGATGACAAGGATGCACTGAAGCATCTCCTTGATGCCTGCAAAGCCAAAGGTAAGGAAGTGATTATTATAACAACAGACAAATCATCTTCAGGCACCAAAACCACCAAGCAGTATCTCAATGTCCCTCCATCACCCAAAGTGGAAGATAGACAGTCACCACCACTGTGTGCAACTCCTTCTGACATTGAACTGAAAGCTTCTGGCCTGGGATCTCCACCCAGTGAGAGGGATGATGACTTCTTCATCCTGCAAAAGGGACACCAAAGTGGCTGTAGTACTTCTAAGGTCCTCAATGAGCCTGGATCACCCACCAGGAAAGTGTCTAGCCTCAAAAGGGCCCGTTTGCCCCAACTGAAGCGACTCCAATCTGAACCCTGGGGCTTGATTGCTCCCTCTGTGCTGGCTGCCACCGCTCGCCAGGATGAAACCCATGGCACAAGCGCAGACAGTGAGGTCATCAGGAGCATCAATGACATGACCTTCCCTAAAAGGGGGCCCCTCTCCAGAGCCAACAGCATTGACAGTAAAGATCCCACCCTCTTCCCCACAGTCCAGGAACAAGTTCTGAAGGTTTCAGCTTCAACACCTGCTTCGTGGAAAGGAGCTTATGAGAAAGGCCAGGCTCCCCACCCACGCCTGGCCCGGAGAGGAACGCTTCCTGTTGACCAAGAGAAGGGTGGGATGTGTCCACCAGGATCCTCAACTCTGAAAGATCCAGCATCTCTCAAGCTGTTGGAAAGTGACCTCTATGACTTAGATATACAGGCAGGGGGTGACCCACCCAACTCTATATCCCTTGAGTCTGGCAAAGGACCTTTAGATAGAAAGAAGCTCAACAACTCCCACTTGTCTCTTTTCCATGGCTCCCGGGAGTCTCTGGATGCTGTGCCAAGCACATCTCCCAGCTCAGCTCGTCGCAGGCCACCTCATCTTCTAGAAAGAAGAGGTTCTGGAACTCTCTTACTCGACCGCATTGCTCACACGAGGCCTGGCTTTCTGCCCCCTTTAAATGTGAATTTAAATCCACCTATCCCCGATATCAGAGCCAGCAGCAAGCCAGCTTCTCCACTTGCTAGTGGCTTGAAATCTATGGTTCCCGTTGCTCCAAATTCGCCAAAGAGAGTTGACTTGAGAAGTAAAAAGAAACTCCTACGAAGGCATTCTATGCAGATTGAGCAGATGAAGCAGCTGTCTGACTTTGAAGAAATCATGGCTTAG